One Methylomarinovum tepidoasis DNA window includes the following coding sequences:
- a CDS encoding caspase family protein translates to MKASRWLAQLWLSGAAFLTGMLAGCASTPMDEVAVGPGQVDKLYVVDCLLPAQVRQLGQHMTYLAARKAVRTTAIDCEIRGGEYVAHDRSNYATALKIWLPQARAGDAKAQTYVGEIYEKGLGLTPDYQAAAHWYRKAAEQGYAPAMINLGFLYEKGLGVPRDPVAALNWYRRASGLDKTDIAFAASVEVYERKMAALRQDADKYRREAAGLREKLAMLQSEHRQTLKTLRRYQAQVRAGRREIQRLRRQLQRLPAGSGSALKQKLEEQIRRLQEKEQMVGLLEKELQRQNQQLHTLQTSTSQTIQAKESRIQQLEQELAQRNRTVEDLRHQLDQSRQRLQRLQQRVTQGNRQLADQIARLEALKRQVAEKKASGQTDSVDWRRLQAQLAAKQAEVARSRQALSDVQAEMARLQRLNQSLASKLADRQRQLARLAQRLSGVQQKVQSQAEQLQTLNRTLAEKEQAIQDLQQQLQVANRQLLSQRQGIEALKRQLARKKGDGHTGEAELALLSSQLQAKQMELARQQAQIRQLQAQLADLKRQAREQPVPLVARAETKAAGGPRIEIIDPPLRPQRGSLMVVTRGLVEARTVVGRVQTETGLLAFLVNDQDFPVDPSGTFKVKIPLKGEKTPVRLVAIDRASRRSELEFIILRDTQTAAPVPLKAGSEVEEELSRRVVDSLPREIFGRYYALIIGNNAYRHLPVLDTPINDAKALARVLRTRYGFQTKVLLDATRYDILKALNEYRKILTEKDNLLIYYAGHGTLEKVTQRGFWLPVDAEMENTANWISNQDVTDLLRIMNAAHVMVIADSCYSGSLTRSSVARLEAGMSPEKKAEWIKLMLKAKSRMALTSGGLSPVLDSGGGNHSVFAKALIQALERNDGVLESFRLYAQVSALVADAAREQDFHQVPEFAPIRHAGHEAGEFFFVPVPGTVQAGL, encoded by the coding sequence ATGAAAGCATCGCGTTGGCTTGCCCAGTTGTGGCTGTCCGGCGCCGCCTTTTTGACCGGTATGCTGGCCGGTTGTGCCTCCACGCCGATGGACGAGGTGGCCGTCGGTCCCGGACAGGTGGACAAATTGTACGTGGTGGATTGCCTGTTGCCGGCCCAGGTGCGGCAGTTGGGGCAGCATATGACCTATCTGGCTGCCCGCAAGGCCGTCCGGACCACAGCCATCGATTGTGAGATCCGCGGCGGCGAGTACGTGGCCCACGATCGCAGCAATTATGCCACGGCCCTGAAGATCTGGTTGCCCCAGGCCAGGGCCGGAGATGCCAAGGCCCAGACCTATGTGGGTGAAATCTACGAAAAGGGGCTTGGTCTGACGCCGGACTACCAAGCCGCCGCCCACTGGTACCGCAAAGCGGCGGAACAGGGTTATGCGCCTGCCATGATCAACCTGGGCTTCCTCTATGAAAAGGGCCTGGGTGTGCCCAGGGATCCGGTGGCGGCGCTCAACTGGTATCGCAGGGCTTCCGGTCTCGACAAGACCGACATCGCCTTTGCCGCTTCGGTGGAAGTCTATGAGCGCAAGATGGCTGCCTTGCGACAGGATGCGGACAAATACCGTCGGGAGGCCGCCGGGCTGCGGGAGAAACTGGCCATGCTGCAGTCAGAGCACCGACAGACCCTAAAGACGCTGCGGCGTTACCAGGCCCAGGTCCGGGCCGGCCGACGGGAGATTCAGCGATTGCGGCGACAGTTGCAACGTTTGCCGGCAGGAAGCGGTTCCGCGCTGAAGCAAAAGCTTGAAGAGCAGATCCGCCGCCTGCAGGAGAAGGAACAGATGGTGGGATTGCTGGAAAAGGAATTGCAACGTCAGAACCAGCAGCTTCACACCCTGCAGACCAGTACCTCCCAGACCATTCAGGCCAAAGAAAGCCGTATTCAGCAATTGGAGCAGGAGCTGGCGCAGCGCAATCGAACGGTGGAAGATCTCCGACATCAATTGGATCAGAGCCGCCAGCGCCTGCAACGCTTGCAGCAGCGGGTCACCCAGGGCAACCGGCAGTTGGCCGACCAGATAGCACGGCTGGAAGCACTGAAGCGCCAGGTGGCGGAGAAAAAAGCCAGCGGTCAGACCGATTCGGTGGACTGGCGCCGCCTGCAAGCGCAGTTGGCCGCCAAGCAGGCGGAAGTGGCACGTAGCCGCCAGGCCTTGAGCGATGTGCAGGCGGAAATGGCTCGTCTGCAGCGTCTCAATCAGAGTCTGGCGAGCAAACTGGCCGACCGTCAGCGCCAACTGGCCCGGTTGGCGCAACGTCTGAGCGGTGTTCAGCAAAAGGTTCAGAGCCAAGCCGAGCAATTGCAGACTTTGAACCGTACCCTGGCGGAGAAGGAACAGGCGATTCAGGACCTGCAGCAGCAATTGCAGGTGGCCAACCGCCAGCTTTTATCGCAACGTCAGGGCATCGAAGCCCTCAAGCGCCAGTTGGCCCGGAAAAAGGGAGACGGACACACCGGCGAAGCGGAACTGGCCCTGCTGTCCAGCCAGTTGCAGGCCAAGCAGATGGAACTGGCCCGCCAGCAGGCGCAGATACGGCAGCTGCAGGCACAGCTGGCTGATCTGAAACGCCAGGCCAGAGAGCAGCCGGTTCCGCTGGTGGCGCGGGCGGAAACCAAAGCCGCCGGTGGTCCCAGGATCGAGATCATCGATCCTCCACTGCGTCCCCAGCGGGGAAGCCTGATGGTGGTCACCCGTGGGCTGGTGGAGGCGAGGACCGTGGTCGGCCGGGTACAGACGGAAACAGGGCTGTTGGCTTTTCTGGTCAACGATCAGGACTTTCCGGTCGATCCTAGCGGCACCTTTAAGGTAAAGATACCGCTCAAGGGTGAAAAGACGCCCGTCCGGCTGGTGGCGATCGATCGGGCCAGTCGCCGCAGCGAACTGGAATTCATCATTCTGCGTGACACTCAGACTGCGGCGCCGGTCCCGCTCAAGGCGGGTTCCGAGGTGGAGGAAGAATTGTCCAGGCGTGTGGTCGATTCCCTGCCACGGGAAATTTTCGGCCGTTATTACGCCTTGATTATCGGCAACAATGCTTACCGGCATCTGCCGGTGCTCGATACGCCGATCAACGACGCCAAGGCGCTGGCCCGGGTACTGCGTACCCGCTATGGTTTCCAGACCAAGGTCCTGCTTGATGCCACGCGTTACGACATCCTCAAGGCACTCAACGAGTACCGCAAGATTCTGACCGAAAAGGACAACCTGCTGATCTACTATGCCGGGCACGGTACTCTGGAAAAAGTCACCCAGCGGGGATTCTGGCTGCCGGTGGATGCGGAGATGGAGAATACCGCCAACTGGATTTCCAATCAGGATGTCACCGACCTGTTGCGAATCATGAATGCCGCCCATGTGATGGTTATCGCCGATTCCTGTTATTCAGGATCGCTGACGCGCAGTTCGGTGGCGCGGCTGGAAGCGGGCATGAGCCCGGAGAAAAAAGCCGAGTGGATCAAGCTGATGCTCAAGGCAAAGTCGCGCATGGCACTGACTTCCGGCGGCCTGAGTCCGGTGCTCGATAGCGGGGGGGGCAACCATTCGGTGTTCGCCAAGGCGTTGATTCAGGCTTTGGAACGCAATGATGGCGTTCTGGAATCGTTCCGCCTGTATGCGCAGGTATCCGCGCTGGTAGCCGATGCGGCGCGGGAACAGGATTTCCATCAGGTTCCGGAGTTCGCGCCGATCCGTCATGCCGGTCACGAGGCGGGAGAATTCTTCTTCGTGCCAGTGCCCGGTACGGTACAGGCCGGGCTGTAG
- a CDS encoding alpha/beta fold hydrolase gives MNKDVLPAGQSILRAIILPWIILASIGCSGCNPRYARLDRQAEKLRFHSGWVEGSGFRHRIYFRASGDGDPEPLWVFLEGDGLAWLSSDRVAREPTPPHSCLLTRMAETPENVVYLGRPCYHGQAQAPGCHPLLWTQDRYAPTVVASMKAALQALTDDFRRPVILVGYSGGGTLAMLLAARLPSVIGVITLAGNLNVAAWRRLHGYSLLAGSLDPARQPPLPDDIFQIHIAGQLDDNIPADLIATEAARQPNARLLIAPGMRHGCPAEEIWRAVVTAATTLVPRTGKKQEQCPCMKGNHNNDQRNPGHDLCTGPSSGSSALPPQEPAG, from the coding sequence ATGAATAAGGACGTACTTCCGGCGGGACAATCCATCCTCAGAGCCATCATACTCCCTTGGATCATCCTCGCCAGCATCGGTTGCAGCGGCTGCAACCCTCGTTACGCCCGGCTCGACCGCCAGGCGGAAAAACTGAGATTCCACAGCGGCTGGGTTGAGGGTTCCGGATTCCGCCACCGGATCTACTTTCGCGCCTCCGGTGACGGCGATCCGGAACCGTTATGGGTCTTTCTCGAAGGAGACGGTCTGGCCTGGCTGTCCAGCGATCGCGTCGCCCGCGAGCCGACCCCCCCGCACAGCTGCCTGCTGACCCGGATGGCCGAAACCCCGGAGAACGTGGTCTATCTGGGCCGCCCCTGCTACCACGGACAGGCCCAGGCGCCAGGCTGCCATCCCCTCCTGTGGACCCAAGACCGTTACGCACCCACCGTCGTCGCCAGCATGAAGGCTGCTCTGCAGGCACTGACGGATGACTTCCGCCGACCTGTCATCCTGGTGGGTTACAGCGGTGGCGGCACGCTGGCCATGCTGCTGGCCGCCCGCCTGCCCTCCGTGATCGGCGTCATCACGCTGGCGGGAAATCTGAACGTGGCCGCATGGCGCCGCCTGCATGGATACAGCCTTCTGGCGGGTTCTCTGGACCCCGCGCGCCAGCCGCCCTTGCCCGATGACATTTTTCAGATTCATATCGCCGGCCAACTGGACGATAATATCCCGGCAGACTTGATAGCCACCGAGGCGGCACGCCAGCCGAACGCCCGCCTTCTGATCGCTCCCGGCATGAGACACGGCTGCCCGGCGGAGGAAATATGGCGTGCCGTCGTGACCGCCGCCACGACACTGGTACCTCGAACCGGCAAAAAACAGGAGCAATGTCCGTGCATGAAGGGTAATCACAACAACGACCAAAGGAATCCCGGTCATGATCTGTGTACAGGCCCTTCATCCGGCAGCAGTGCCTTGCCCCCCCAGGAACCTGCAGGATGA
- a CDS encoding M48 family metalloprotease, protein MILILLTLTGLLAAGTAAAVPTEDSIDFYVESYGALTPEDDPRIAIAYRVFERVRAAADQSRHRTPRLVVIGGDTNAWAIALPSGHIVLSRKAVTLCFKQADENLARTRLAFVLGHELAHLAHDDYWHEEVERFLADSPDTQRIAHFLDQNFEVREKELAADDKGYIYAAMAGYPVHLLLERNDTKTDFFTFWMQQTQARISASHPFPEDRAALLRERLRMLQEKVAFFDMGARLAHFGRCSDAIYFLREFQQVFPGPAVLNDLGFCALQQARQAMPPRQAHFYWLPFLLDLDTRMPRTRAGLPEDEYRFLKHFPLNGTATGYLRDAADYLKRATESAPDYLPARINLATVQLYLGRPHQARAVLAEALRLAPDDWQAQMLDALALYEQSDADIDLWSAAVKRLETRADMPPAWRYNLARLLDIRPRNSDADQHWNQLATLVPRLPRFIREQVCRHQRVQPQPQCLTTPPAGRNVPLPWSWPIPQAGGTLVTPSLRARLFAGWESIPFDWFRAKLYGFIHRAPHHTAEVMEMDQYLQLQVTRTGLPSSEQAVARACPRPLHHRRIFQGTVVTCNNWAVLLRDGHPREAWWISR, encoded by the coding sequence TTGATTCTTATCCTCCTGACCCTGACTGGGCTGTTGGCGGCAGGGACGGCCGCCGCCGTCCCCACCGAGGACAGCATCGATTTCTATGTGGAAAGCTACGGCGCACTCACACCGGAAGACGATCCTCGAATCGCCATCGCCTATCGGGTGTTCGAACGGGTACGGGCCGCCGCCGACCAGTCCCGCCACCGGACCCCGAGGCTGGTGGTGATCGGCGGCGACACCAATGCCTGGGCCATCGCCCTGCCCAGCGGCCACATCGTTCTGTCTCGCAAGGCGGTGACCTTGTGCTTCAAACAGGCCGACGAGAATCTGGCCCGCACCCGCCTCGCCTTCGTTCTCGGCCACGAGCTGGCCCATCTGGCCCACGACGACTACTGGCACGAAGAGGTGGAGCGGTTTCTGGCCGATTCGCCGGACACCCAACGCATCGCGCATTTCCTGGATCAGAACTTCGAGGTCCGGGAAAAGGAACTGGCCGCCGACGACAAAGGGTACATCTACGCCGCCATGGCCGGTTATCCCGTCCACCTTCTGCTGGAGCGGAACGATACCAAGACCGATTTCTTCACGTTCTGGATGCAGCAGACCCAGGCCCGTATCAGCGCCTCCCATCCCTTCCCGGAAGATCGGGCCGCCCTGCTGCGGGAACGCCTGCGCATGCTGCAGGAGAAAGTCGCCTTCTTTGACATGGGGGCACGCCTCGCCCACTTCGGCCGTTGTAGCGACGCTATCTACTTCCTGCGGGAATTCCAACAGGTGTTCCCAGGCCCTGCGGTGCTCAACGACCTGGGCTTCTGCGCCCTGCAGCAGGCCCGCCAGGCTATGCCGCCCCGGCAGGCGCACTTCTACTGGCTGCCGTTCCTGCTTGATCTGGACACCCGCATGCCCCGGACCCGGGCCGGGCTCCCTGAAGACGAATACCGTTTCCTGAAGCACTTCCCGTTGAACGGGACGGCGACTGGCTACCTGCGCGATGCCGCCGACTATCTGAAGCGGGCCACAGAATCCGCCCCCGACTACCTGCCCGCCCGCATCAATCTGGCCACCGTTCAACTCTACCTTGGCCGCCCCCATCAAGCCCGGGCCGTACTGGCCGAGGCGTTAAGGCTCGCACCGGACGATTGGCAGGCCCAGATGCTGGATGCACTGGCGCTTTACGAGCAAAGCGATGCTGACATCGATTTGTGGTCCGCAGCGGTCAAACGACTGGAAACCCGTGCCGACATGCCACCGGCCTGGCGTTACAACCTGGCCCGGCTGTTGGATATACGCCCTCGCAACAGCGACGCCGACCAACACTGGAATCAGCTGGCCACCCTCGTCCCCCGTTTGCCTCGTTTCATCCGGGAACAGGTCTGCCGCCACCAGCGGGTCCAGCCTCAACCCCAGTGCCTGACCACCCCACCGGCCGGTAGGAACGTCCCTTTACCCTGGTCATGGCCGATCCCGCAGGCTGGCGGTACCCTGGTCACCCCTTCCCTTCGCGCCCGCCTGTTCGCCGGCTGGGAGTCGATTCCCTTCGACTGGTTCCGGGCCAAGCTTTATGGCTTCATCCACCGGGCACCCCATCACACCGCGGAGGTGATGGAAATGGATCAGTATCTTCAGCTGCAGGTGACCCGCACCGGCCTACCGAGCAGCGAACAAGCAGTCGCCCGTGCCTGTCCCCGGCCGCTGCACCACCGGCGGATTTTCCAGGGAACCGTGGTCACCTGCAACAACTGGGCGGTGTTGCTCCGTGACGGCCATCCCCGCGAAGCCTGGTGGATCTCCCGGTAA
- a CDS encoding DDE-type integrase/transposase/recombinase, which produces MPDETRGRYLFVAIDRATRWVYLEIHPTKEARVAAAFLERLIAKAPFTITKALTDNGKEFTDRFSASGSVNRPAAPSHGA; this is translated from the coding sequence ATGCCGGATGAAACCCGGGGCCGTTATCTTTTCGTCGCCATCGACCGGGCCACCCGCTGGGTCTACCTGGAAATCCATCCCACCAAGGAAGCCAGGGTCGCCGCCGCCTTCCTCGAGCGCCTGATCGCCAAGGCTCCCTTCACAATCACCAAGGCCCTAACCGACAACGGCAAAGAGTTTACCGACCGCTTCTCCGCCTCGGGAAGCGTGAACCGACCGGCCGCACCTTCTCACGGAGCTTGA
- a CDS encoding HNH endonuclease signature motif containing protein: MNTTRKSVPPSLKTTILYKSAFTCCVCREKGEPVEIHHIDQNPSNNAENNLVVLCKNCHDEAHTKHSLSQNLTPERLKKFKKKWEEEVKKRASYAMLPGNNLDQAMWTFINHQKLPLLFKKNRIKFRNHLFEELKSQKIMTEEGILNFQNNEVKKSDYVTIYDHFRWDIAQKIHYVYMYAIDDLILKYAPIELGAIWTKKEIKNLIKPGAICYCMRGFIFKKGPVENGIANREAFASSKNIVIRFIASTFHMYGVSSYTNTFLGSSFIAALLLIKNIFKEQKKLILDATPLALGAGFIGDYYNTPYPLKYTWAKR, translated from the coding sequence ATGAACACGACAAGAAAATCCGTTCCACCTAGCTTGAAGACCACCATACTTTATAAATCTGCATTTACATGTTGTGTATGTCGTGAAAAAGGGGAACCTGTTGAGATTCACCATATAGATCAAAATCCTTCCAATAATGCTGAGAATAATTTAGTTGTTCTATGTAAAAATTGTCACGATGAAGCGCATACTAAGCATTCTTTATCTCAAAATCTCACGCCTGAAAGATTGAAAAAATTTAAGAAGAAATGGGAAGAAGAAGTTAAAAAAAGAGCATCGTATGCAATGTTGCCTGGCAATAATTTAGATCAAGCGATGTGGACTTTTATCAATCATCAAAAACTTCCTTTATTATTTAAGAAAAACAGAATTAAATTTAGGAATCATCTTTTTGAAGAACTCAAGTCGCAAAAAATAATGACAGAGGAGGGAATTCTAAATTTTCAAAATAATGAAGTAAAAAAGTCCGATTATGTCACAATTTATGATCACTTTCGATGGGATATTGCTCAAAAAATTCACTATGTTTATATGTATGCCATAGACGATTTAATTTTGAAATATGCGCCTATCGAGCTTGGAGCTATCTGGACAAAAAAAGAAATTAAAAATTTAATAAAGCCAGGTGCAATATGCTATTGTATGCGAGGATTTATTTTTAAAAAAGGACCGGTCGAAAATGGGATAGCAAATAGAGAAGCATTTGCCAGTTCCAAGAATATTGTAATTAGGTTTATCGCTAGCACATTTCATATGTACGGGGTTTCATCTTATACAAATACTTTTTTGGGTAGTAGTTTTATTGCGGCGCTACTATTAATTAAAAATATTTTTAAAGAACAAAAGAAATTGATTTTAGACGCAACTCCACTCGCTTTAGGAGCTGGGTTTATTGGTGATTATTATAATACACCTTATCCTCTTAAATATACATGGGCAAAGAGGTAA
- a CDS encoding integron integrase: protein MRKSSKSSIPVKPYSNWQRYLDLLERHQVPERCRRWYVRHVEAFLAAFPGRRLREIGHDELGDYLARLASNTRGDWQLRQKVDAIRLLLVELAGNRQAMTIDWNYWAEMGKAISQDHPTLARELPPETLLRKAVQPEDLPEAAREAVVRMVRILRTRHYSIRTEAAYRDWVLRFLAFTGRPPEALGAGDVSAFLSHLALEKRVSQSTQRQALNALNFFFRHVLAQELDLGEGFRPAKRGRRLPVVLSRDEVARLLDKLEGLAQLMAGLLYGTGMRLMELIRLRVQDVDFGRQLIVVRDGKGRKDRVVPLPQRYRDALRQHLDIRRRQFEQDRIEGPVSVYLPDALARKYPNAATDWRWQYVFASSRLSHDPRSGQRRRHHIHENTLQKAIQKAARLAAIPKRVNCHALRHSFATHLLEAGYDIRTVQELLGHADVSTTMIYTHVLNKPGLPPVISPADF, encoded by the coding sequence ATGCGAAAAAGTTCCAAGTCAAGCATCCCTGTCAAGCCCTATTCCAACTGGCAGCGCTATCTCGATCTACTGGAACGGCATCAGGTGCCGGAGCGCTGCCGGCGGTGGTACGTCCGTCACGTCGAGGCGTTTCTGGCTGCTTTCCCCGGGCGCAGGCTTCGGGAAATCGGGCACGACGAGCTGGGCGATTATCTGGCCCGGCTAGCCAGCAACACCCGGGGCGACTGGCAGTTGCGTCAGAAAGTGGACGCGATCCGTCTGCTGCTGGTGGAGTTGGCAGGCAATCGCCAGGCAATGACGATTGACTGGAACTATTGGGCTGAAATGGGAAAAGCGATTTCCCAGGATCACCCCACACTGGCCCGTGAGCTGCCGCCTGAGACGCTGTTGCGCAAAGCGGTGCAGCCGGAGGATTTGCCGGAGGCGGCCCGCGAGGCAGTGGTCCGGATGGTCAGAATCCTGCGCACCCGGCACTATTCCATTCGCACTGAAGCGGCTTACCGGGACTGGGTACTGCGTTTTCTCGCCTTCACCGGCCGTCCGCCGGAGGCGCTGGGGGCTGGAGATGTCAGCGCATTCCTGTCCCATCTGGCGCTGGAAAAGCGGGTTTCCCAAAGCACCCAGCGGCAGGCGCTGAACGCCCTCAATTTCTTTTTCCGGCACGTGCTGGCGCAGGAGCTGGATCTGGGCGAGGGGTTTCGCCCTGCCAAACGCGGTCGCCGCCTGCCGGTGGTATTGAGCCGTGATGAAGTCGCCCGCCTGCTGGACAAACTGGAAGGGCTGGCGCAGCTCATGGCCGGGCTGCTGTACGGCACCGGAATGCGCCTTATGGAGTTGATCCGCCTGCGGGTACAGGACGTGGATTTCGGACGCCAGCTGATCGTGGTGCGCGACGGCAAGGGACGCAAGGACCGGGTCGTTCCCCTGCCGCAGCGCTATCGTGACGCCCTGCGCCAGCACCTGGACATCCGCCGCCGTCAGTTCGAGCAGGACCGGATCGAAGGTCCGGTATCCGTCTATCTGCCCGATGCGCTGGCGCGCAAGTATCCCAATGCCGCCACCGACTGGCGCTGGCAGTACGTGTTCGCCTCCAGCCGTCTGTCCCACGACCCGCGCTCCGGCCAGCGGCGCCGCCATCACATCCACGAGAACACGCTGCAAAAGGCGATCCAGAAAGCCGCCCGGCTGGCCGCCATTCCCAAACGGGTCAACTGCCACGCCCTGCGCCATTCCTTCGCCACCCACCTGCTGGAGGCCGGCTACGATATCCGCACGGTGCAGGAACTGCTCGGGCATGCGGACGTTTCCACCACCATGATTTATACTCACGTGCTCAACAAACCCGGCCTGCCGCCGGTGATCAGCCCGGCGGATTTCTGA
- a CDS encoding Nif3-like dinuclear metal center hexameric protein, giving the protein MAIRRDDLTAFFEELLQPDRFPDYGPNGLQIEGCESIERIAFAVSATVRSAEAAVATGAQALVVHHGLFWKFHGPRPLTGPFARRVFPLVRNEVNLYGYHLPLDAHLEVGNAAALARRLGMSGWEPFGDYQGVSTGVQGELPEPCRPTALRQRLKAILDHPVLLASPDPKAPIRTLGIITGGANGEWRQALAAGLDAYLTGEMSEHDWHESQEAGIHMFAGGHHATERFGIQDLMARVQAGFPVECVYLPCDNPA; this is encoded by the coding sequence ATGGCGATACGGCGCGACGACCTAACGGCTTTCTTCGAAGAACTGCTGCAACCGGACCGGTTCCCGGACTACGGCCCCAACGGCCTGCAGATCGAGGGCTGTGAAAGCATCGAAAGGATCGCTTTCGCCGTCTCGGCCACGGTGCGATCGGCCGAGGCGGCCGTGGCAACCGGCGCCCAGGCGTTGGTGGTCCATCATGGCCTGTTCTGGAAGTTCCACGGCCCCCGCCCCCTGACCGGCCCCTTCGCCCGCCGGGTCTTCCCCCTGGTCAGGAACGAGGTCAACCTGTATGGCTACCACCTGCCGCTCGACGCCCACCTCGAGGTGGGCAACGCCGCCGCCCTGGCCCGGCGCCTGGGGATGAGCGGCTGGGAACCCTTCGGGGATTATCAGGGAGTCAGCACCGGCGTCCAGGGGGAACTGCCCGAGCCCTGCCGGCCAACGGCGCTGCGGCAACGGCTGAAGGCGATTCTCGATCACCCGGTTCTGCTCGCCTCCCCCGATCCAAAGGCCCCGATCCGCACCCTGGGCATCATCACCGGCGGCGCCAACGGCGAATGGCGTCAGGCCCTGGCGGCGGGGCTGGACGCTTACCTGACCGGGGAGATGAGCGAGCACGACTGGCACGAAAGCCAGGAGGCGGGCATCCACATGTTCGCCGGCGGTCACCACGCCACCGAACGGTTCGGCATCCAGGATCTGATGGCCAGGGTGCAGGCGGGCTTTCCGGTGGAATGCGTCTATCTGCCCTGCGACAATCCGGCCTGA
- the pntB gene encoding Re/Si-specific NAD(P)(+) transhydrogenase subunit beta — protein MPESVIIVSYIAATILFILALKGLSHPETARMGNLFGIVGMALAIIATVLSERVNAYGLVIAAMAVGGAVGIYVARKVQMTQMPELVAILHSLVGLAAVLIGYANYLDPTAAFEGVAKTIHETEIYLGILIGAVTFTGSVIAWGKLCGKISGKPVLLPGRHWINLALLAAAILLGKWFLNAESIGIGLIPLILMTLIAFAFGVHMVMAIGGADMPVVVSMLNSYSGWAASATGFMLSNDLLIVTGALVGSSGAILSYIMCRAMNRNFLSVIAGGFGTEGGAGAAKVEGEVQAVDPEEAAALLENAKKVIIVPGYGMAVAQAQYVVAEIVKTLREKGVDVRFAIHPVAGRMPGHMNVLLAEAKIPYDIVYEMDEINEEFPETDVAVVIGANDIVNPAAEEDPDSPIAGMPVLEVWKARTCIVLKRSMATGYAGVDNPLFFRDNTRMLFGDAKDSLEKVLGALKQS, from the coding sequence ATGCCAGAGAGCGTCATTATCGTTTCCTACATCGCCGCGACCATTCTGTTCATCCTCGCCCTCAAGGGCCTGAGTCACCCGGAAACCGCCCGCATGGGCAACCTGTTCGGCATCGTCGGCATGGCCCTGGCGATCATCGCCACGGTATTGTCGGAGCGGGTGAACGCCTACGGCCTGGTGATCGCCGCCATGGCCGTCGGCGGAGCGGTGGGCATCTACGTGGCCCGCAAGGTGCAGATGACCCAGATGCCGGAGCTGGTGGCCATCCTCCACAGCCTGGTGGGCCTGGCGGCGGTGCTGATCGGTTATGCCAACTATCTCGATCCCACCGCCGCCTTCGAAGGGGTGGCCAAGACCATCCACGAGACGGAGATCTATCTCGGAATCCTGATCGGGGCGGTGACCTTCACCGGCTCGGTGATCGCCTGGGGCAAGCTGTGCGGCAAGATCTCCGGCAAGCCGGTGCTGCTGCCGGGACGGCATTGGATCAACCTGGCGTTGCTGGCGGCGGCGATCCTGCTGGGCAAGTGGTTCCTCAACGCCGAGAGCATCGGGATCGGCCTGATCCCGCTGATCCTGATGACCCTCATCGCCTTCGCCTTCGGGGTGCACATGGTGATGGCCATCGGCGGGGCGGACATGCCGGTGGTGGTGTCGATGCTCAACAGCTACTCGGGCTGGGCGGCCTCGGCCACCGGCTTCATGCTCTCCAACGACCTGCTCATCGTCACCGGCGCCCTGGTGGGGTCCTCCGGGGCCATCCTCAGCTACATCATGTGCCGGGCGATGAACCGCAACTTCCTCAGCGTCATCGCCGGCGGTTTCGGCACCGAGGGCGGTGCGGGCGCTGCCAAGGTGGAAGGCGAGGTGCAGGCCGTCGACCCGGAAGAGGCCGCCGCTCTGCTGGAAAACGCCAAGAAAGTCATCATCGTGCCCGGCTACGGTATGGCGGTGGCCCAGGCCCAGTACGTGGTCGCCGAGATCGTCAAGACCCTGCGGGAGAAGGGGGTGGACGTGCGCTTCGCCATCCATCCGGTGGCTGGAAGGATGCCGGGGCACATGAACGTGCTGCTGGCCGAGGCCAAGATCCCCTACGACATCGTCTATGAAATGGACGAGATCAACGAGGAGTTTCCCGAAACCGACGTAGCGGTGGTCATCGGTGCCAACGACATCGTCAATCCGGCCGCCGAAGAGGACCCCGACAGCCCCATCGCCGGCATGCCGGTGCTGGAGGTCTGGAAGGCCAGGACCTGCATCGTCCTCAAGCGCAGCATGGCCACCGGCTATGCCGGCGTGGACAATCCCCTGTTCTTCCGCGACAACACCCGGATGCTGTTCGGGGACGCCAAGGACAGTCTGGAGAAGGTGCTCGGCGCATTAAAGCAGTCATAG